One region of Synechococcus elongatus PCC 11801 genomic DNA includes:
- the ribBA gene encoding bifunctional 3,4-dihydroxy-2-butanone-4-phosphate synthase/GTP cyclohydrolase II, whose amino-acid sequence MTLPEDFQFDPIADAIAEIKAGRAVVVVDDENRENEGDLICAAQFATPEMINFMAVEARGLICLAMTGDRLDQLDLPLMVDRNTDSNQTAFTVSIDAAPHLGVSTGISAEDRARTIQATINPLTKPHDLRRPGHIFPLRSREGGVLKRAGHTEAAVDLAGMAGLYPAGVICEIQNPNGSMARLPDLIDYARQHKLKLISIADLISYRLQHERFVIRETIATLPSEFGQFTIFAYRNSLDGSEHVALVKGDPSCFSQQPVMVRVHSECLTGDAFGSLRCDCRMQLQAAMKMIENAGQGVIVYLRQEGRGIGLINKLKAYSLQDLGLDTVEANARLGFPADLRNYGVGAQILNDLGVTRIRLITNNPRKIAGLKGYGLEVVDRVPLLIEATPYNSSYLATKGEKLGHLLLKTHLAAIALHLTPELQDNPYRQTLIGQIRSLVQAEGLFLQEELRSVASAVFGPQVLTLQIGLAQSEAIASDWYHHPDQPLATQLQRCLEQIAAIDGLEDLEFLLADGHDPLTSLQVQLDRQSLPLPELSSEFKHLKLQQIYHLQLQERPSFVS is encoded by the coding sequence GTGACTTTGCCAGAAGACTTTCAGTTTGACCCGATCGCCGACGCGATTGCGGAGATCAAAGCCGGTCGCGCGGTGGTGGTCGTCGATGACGAAAACCGCGAAAACGAGGGCGACCTGATCTGTGCGGCTCAGTTTGCCACCCCCGAAATGATCAACTTCATGGCGGTGGAAGCGCGGGGCCTAATCTGTCTGGCAATGACAGGCGATCGCCTCGACCAGCTCGATCTGCCACTGATGGTCGATCGCAACACGGATAGCAATCAAACTGCTTTCACGGTCAGCATTGATGCTGCACCCCATCTTGGGGTTAGCACCGGTATTTCTGCCGAGGATCGCGCCCGCACCATTCAAGCCACGATCAATCCCCTGACCAAACCGCATGATCTGCGCCGCCCCGGTCACATTTTTCCGCTGCGATCGCGGGAGGGTGGCGTGCTCAAGCGGGCAGGACACACCGAAGCAGCCGTCGATCTGGCGGGAATGGCTGGGCTCTATCCCGCTGGTGTGATCTGTGAAATTCAGAACCCCAATGGGTCGATGGCCCGCCTGCCAGATTTAATTGACTACGCTCGTCAGCACAAACTGAAACTGATCAGCATTGCTGACTTGATCAGCTACCGCCTGCAACATGAGCGGTTCGTCATCCGCGAAACGATCGCAACCCTTCCCAGCGAATTCGGTCAGTTCACGATTTTTGCCTACCGCAACAGCTTGGATGGCTCGGAGCATGTGGCGCTGGTTAAGGGTGATCCCAGTTGCTTTAGCCAGCAACCAGTGATGGTTCGCGTTCACTCCGAATGCTTGACCGGCGATGCTTTTGGTTCACTGCGCTGCGACTGCCGGATGCAGCTCCAAGCTGCCATGAAGATGATTGAAAACGCCGGACAGGGTGTGATCGTCTACTTGCGCCAGGAAGGACGCGGCATCGGTCTGATCAACAAACTCAAGGCTTATTCGCTACAAGACTTGGGATTGGATACCGTCGAAGCGAATGCCCGCCTCGGTTTTCCCGCCGACCTGCGCAATTATGGCGTGGGTGCCCAAATCCTTAACGATCTGGGGGTAACGCGCATCCGCCTGATCACTAACAATCCCCGCAAGATTGCTGGTCTCAAGGGCTATGGATTAGAAGTGGTCGATCGTGTGCCGTTGCTGATTGAAGCCACACCCTACAACTCTTCCTATTTGGCAACCAAGGGCGAAAAACTCGGGCATCTGCTGTTGAAAACCCATCTCGCGGCGATCGCCCTGCATCTCACACCTGAACTGCAGGACAACCCCTACCGTCAGACCTTGATTGGTCAGATTCGCAGCTTGGTGCAAGCAGAAGGACTATTTCTGCAAGAAGAATTGCGATCAGTAGCTTCGGCGGTCTTTGGCCCCCAAGTGCTGACATTGCAGATTGGTCTCGCTCAGTCAGAAGCGATCGCCTCCGATTGGTACCACCACCCTGATCAACCGCTGGCAACACAATTGCAGCGCTGCCTCGAACAAATTGCCGCGATCGATGGGCTTGAAGACCTAGAGTTTCTGTTGGCTGATGGCCACGATCCGCTGACAAGCTTGCAGGTTCAGCTCGATCGCCAGTCACTGCCCTTACCTGAGCTCAGCAGTGAGTTCAAGCACTTGAAACTACAGCAGATTTATCACTTGCAGCTGCAGGAACGACCTAGCTTTGTCAGCTGA
- a CDS encoding peptidylprolyl isomerase, translated as MTQAILETEKGTIRLRFFDSDAPNTVANFVKLSQDGFYDGLTFHRVIPGFMSQGGCPHGTGTGGPGYKIPCEINDNPHLAGTLSMAHAGRNTGGSQFFICHEPQPHLDGVHTTFGQTEDDESLQVVRSLRNGDRILSVKIVTDPA; from the coding sequence ATGACCCAAGCCATTCTGGAAACCGAGAAAGGCACGATTCGTCTGCGGTTCTTTGATAGTGATGCCCCAAATACGGTGGCAAACTTCGTGAAGCTCTCGCAAGACGGCTTCTACGATGGCCTCACCTTTCACCGCGTGATTCCGGGCTTTATGAGCCAAGGTGGCTGTCCCCACGGCACCGGAACCGGCGGACCTGGCTACAAAATCCCTTGCGAAATCAACGACAACCCGCACTTGGCCGGCACGCTCTCGATGGCCCATGCCGGTCGGAATACGGGAGGAAGCCAATTCTTCATCTGCCATGAACCTCAGCCCCACTTGGATGGCGTCCACACAACCTTCGGCCAAACCGAAGATGACGAGAGCCTACAAGTGGTCCGATCGCTGCGCAATGGCGATCGCATCCTCTCCGTCAAGATCGTGACGGATCCTGCTTAG
- the purK gene encoding 5-(carboxyamino)imidazole ribonucleotide synthase, translated as MNAIAVSPVQHVGVIGGGQLAWMLAPAAQRLGMSLHVQTPNDHDPAVVIADQTVLAAVADALATAQLAQACDVITFENEFVDLPALTELEASGVRFCPRPAAIASLLDKLDQRQLLNRLGLPTPRFLAIDPATATESELTVLGFPVVLKQRRHGYDGKGTQILRSLPELQQVLQSYGDTPLLLEEFIPFEQELAVMVARSQSGAIATFPVVQTYQQDQVCRWVIAPAAVSDALQTAVAQMAQRLVEAVDYVGIAGLELFQQGDRLWVNEIAPRTHNSGHYSLDACQTSQFEQQLRAIANLPLGSTALQWPGALMVNLLGYEDRQSDYAEQRQQLAALPGACLYWYGKTESKPGRKLGHITLPLTGTTPDERSQQAQTLLAQVEAIWPNYSSIHQP; from the coding sequence ATGAATGCGATCGCAGTCTCCCCTGTCCAGCACGTTGGAGTGATTGGTGGTGGCCAGTTAGCTTGGATGCTGGCACCAGCAGCGCAACGGTTGGGGATGTCGCTGCACGTTCAAACACCCAATGATCACGATCCAGCAGTGGTGATCGCGGATCAAACCGTCCTAGCAGCCGTGGCAGATGCGTTGGCAACCGCCCAATTGGCTCAAGCCTGTGACGTAATCACCTTCGAGAACGAATTTGTCGACCTACCGGCGTTGACGGAGTTAGAAGCTTCCGGCGTCCGCTTTTGCCCCCGTCCTGCTGCGATCGCCTCACTACTCGACAAGCTCGATCAGCGGCAACTGCTGAACCGTCTAGGATTACCGACCCCGCGCTTTTTGGCGATCGACCCAGCAACAGCAACCGAGTCTGAGCTAACGGTGTTGGGGTTTCCAGTGGTGCTGAAACAGCGCCGCCACGGCTACGACGGCAAAGGCACCCAGATTCTGCGATCGCTACCCGAACTCCAACAAGTTTTGCAGTCCTACGGCGACACACCGCTCCTGCTGGAGGAGTTCATTCCCTTTGAGCAGGAGCTAGCAGTGATGGTCGCCCGTAGTCAAAGTGGGGCGATCGCCACTTTCCCCGTGGTCCAAACCTATCAACAGGATCAAGTGTGCCGTTGGGTGATCGCACCCGCTGCAGTCAGTGACGCACTTCAAACAGCGGTGGCTCAGATGGCACAGCGACTGGTTGAAGCCGTGGACTATGTAGGCATCGCTGGTTTAGAGCTGTTTCAGCAGGGCGATCGCCTTTGGGTCAATGAAATTGCGCCCCGCACCCACAACTCGGGGCACTACAGTCTGGATGCCTGTCAGACCTCGCAGTTTGAGCAGCAGTTGCGCGCGATCGCCAACCTGCCTTTGGGGTCGACAGCCTTACAGTGGCCGGGAGCTTTGATGGTCAATCTCTTGGGCTATGAGGATCGCCAGAGTGACTACGCTGAACAGCGCCAGCAACTAGCGGCTCTGCCCGGAGCCTGCCTCTATTGGTATGGCAAGACAGAGTCGAAGCCGGGTCGCAAGCTGGGGCACATCACCTTGCCCCTGACAGGGACGACACCAGATGAGCGATCGCAGCAGGCGCAAACTTTACTGGCGCAGGTAGAGGCAATTTGGCCTAATTACTCCAGCATCCACCAGCCCTAG
- a CDS encoding ribulose bisphosphate carboxylase small subunit has translation MSIKTLPKERRFETFSYLPPLSDRQIAAQIEYMIEQGFHPLIEFNESSNPEEFYWTMWKLPLFDCKSPQQVLDEVRECRSEYGDCYIRVAGFDNIKQCQTVSFIVHRPGRY, from the coding sequence ATGAGCATCAAAACCCTGCCAAAAGAGCGTCGTTTCGAGACTTTCTCGTACTTGCCGCCTCTTAGCGATCGCCAAATCGCTGCTCAAATAGAGTACATGATCGAGCAAGGCTTCCATCCCTTGATCGAGTTCAACGAGAGCTCGAACCCAGAAGAGTTCTACTGGACGATGTGGAAGCTGCCCCTGTTCGACTGCAAGAGCCCTCAGCAAGTGCTCGACGAAGTGCGTGAGTGCCGCAGCGAATACGGCGACTGCTATATCCGCGTTGCTGGCTTCGACAATATCAAGCAGTGCCAAACCGTGAGCTTCATCGTTCACCGTCCCGGCCGCTACTAA